From the genome of Alphaproteobacteria bacterium:
GTGCCGTCACCATCCACCGTATCGGGCACGGCGATGTTGTGGGACCGACCCAGTTCCCAGTCCTCCGCACCATGGCCAGGCGCGATATGGACCAGGCCCGTGCCTTGTTCCAGCGTCACATGGTCGCCCGCCAGCAACGGCACCGCGAAGTCATAGCCCTGGCCGGCCAGCGGATGCGCTGCTACCAGTCCCGCCAGTTCAGCTCCGCTCAGACGCGCTGTCACCTCGTGCCCGGTGATGCCCGTGGCCGACGCCACAGCCGCCACCAGCGATTCTGCAACCAGCAGTTTTTCGCCTATGCGCGCGCGGCTGTCATCACCGATGGCGGTTACGTCCATCACCACATAGGTGAAATCCTGGCCATAGGCGATGGCGCGGTTCCCCGGCAAGGTCCACGGCGTCGTCGTCCAGATCAGCGCCGACACGCCGGCCAGGTCCGGGCGCGGCGGCGACTGCAGCGCAAAGCGCACCCAGCACATGGTGGACGTATGGTCGTGATACTCGATCTCTGCCTCGGCCAGTGCGGTCTTCTCCACCACCGACCACATGACCGGCTTGGCCCCGCGATAGAGCCCGCCATTGAGCAAAAACTTGCCGAGTTCCCGGACAATGCTGGCCTCGGCATCGTAGCTCATGGTGGTGTAGGCGCTGTCCCAGTCGCCAACAACGCCCAGCCGGCGGAACTCCGCCGCCTGTACGCCGACCCAGTGCTCGGCGAACTGCCGGCACTCGCGCCGGAAATCGGCCACCGGCACGTCTTCCTTGGCACGCCCGGCCTCGCGATGACGCTCCTCGATCTTCCATTCGATGGGCAGGCCGTGACAGTCCCAGCCCGGCACATAGTTTGCGTCCTTGCCCAGCATCTGCTGCGACCGGTTGACCACGTCCTTCAGAATCTTGTTGAGAGCGTGGCCCATGTGCAGGTGGCCATTGGCATAGGGCGGCCCGTCATGCAGAACGAATTTCTCACGGCCCGCCGAGTCCCGTCTGAGACGTCCATACAGATCGAGCTTCTGCCACATTGCCAGAATATCCGGCTCGCGCTCCGGCAGGCGCGCGCGCATGGCCAGTTCGGTCTGTGGCAGAAACAGGGTATCGCGCCAGTCGCGGGCCATGGTCAGACCCCGTCGCAACGGCCGGCGGCGACCGGTCGGCCAGTCATGGCGGATGCGTGTGGGGCGGATGCGTGTGGGGCGGATGCCTGTGGGGCGGATGCCTGTGGGGCGGGTTCAGGTGAGGTGGGGCGAAATGTCATGGCGGGCGAAATCCTTACGGGGATACAGGGCTGCAATGCGGACGTCCCGGCCCGGCAGGGGGGCCGGGTCGATAATTCGCCCGTCTGGCCGTCCTATGCTGATGGTGGCGCCTGTGGCCACGGTTCGCTCGCTCATGGCGGGCGATCCTATGGGCTGGACCCGGCTGAATCAAGGAATCGGCGGGCCCGACTCACGGCTCCACCGGCCACGCCGCCAGCAGCCGGGCCGCGGACTGGCAGTCCCGGCCAATGGCCTCGCGCAGTGTCTCCAGGTCGGCGAAGGCTTCTTCCGGCCGGATAAAGTCGTACCAACGCACCCGTACCGTGCGGCCGTACAGGTCCAGGGTGCGCCCCAGCAGGTGGACTTCCAGCAGCTCGTGGTCGCCCTTGACCGTCGGCCGGGTGCCGAAGCTGGCGACCCCGTCCAGCCAGCCGACACCATGGTCGGACAGACCGTCGCCGGCCTCGCCAGGCGCCAGCCGGACCCCATAAATGCCATGGCGCGGCGGGCAGTATTCACCAAGGTTTATGTTGGCTGTGGGATAGCCCAGGGTGCGACCAAGCCGTTGCCCGGCGATGACTTCGCCCTCGACCTCCCAGGGCCGGCCCAGCAAAGCAGCAGCCCCGGCCATATCGCCGGCCCGCACACAGTCACGTACCCGGCTGGACGAATAGGGTTGGTCCGCGCTATCGGTCACCGCATCGACCGCGCTATGGCCAAAGCCGTGCACCGCCGCCAACCGCGCCAGCAACCTCACATCACCGCCGCGGGCCTTGCCGAAACGAAGATTGTAGCCGGTCACCAGGTGGGCCACGCCGACACCGTCCACCAGAACGGTCTGCACGAACTCCTGGGCGGTACGGGCGGCGAAGGGGCTGTCGAAGGTCAGCTCGTAGAGAAGCTCCACCCCCAGCCCGGCGAGCGCCCGGGCCCGGCCGGCCGGCGAGGTCAGGCGGAAGGGCGGGCCATCCGGCTGAAAGAATCGGCGCGGATGAGGCTCGAAAGCCATCACGGCGAGCGGCCGGCCGGCCTGGCGCGCTATGGCGCCGGCAGCGGCGATCAGGGACTGATGGCCCAGATGGACGCCGTCGAAATTGCCCATGGCAACAACCGCGCCACGGTCCGCCGCCGCCAGGCCAGTGAAACTGCGCACAATTCGCATGACGATGTGTCCATACGGCGCGCCGGGCGGAGTCGCAACCAGCAAGCCCGCCCAATGGACGGATCTGGCGATGAACCGGCCTGGCAACGCACCGATCCGACCGGGTGGCCAGGCCGCCGCCTCTGACGCAACTGCCGCTAACCCTCTCTTAAGGCCCAGCCGGGAAACTGGCTGGCAGGAGCCGCTGTCGGTTCCAGGGGCCCGTGATGTGCGGGTTCGCGCCGTTCGTGTGCCGTTCATGGAGACTCGTCGTGCTCAAGTCCCGTCAGGCCTTCAATACCGGCAACCACCTGCGCCGCATTCCCAAGGTGCAGGAATTCGCCGAGATTTCGCTATCCGGCGGCACGGTCATGCGCGGCCACGTCTTCATCGAAGCGACCAGCCGCATACAGGACCTGCTGAACGGGCCCACCGACTTTTTCCCTTTTGTCGACGAATCGGGGCAGATTCGGCTGATCAACAAGAACGCGGTGACCCAGGTGGTGCCCTACGACCATCCTGGCGTCTGAGCGGTCTGCGCACCGCCGCCCGAGCGCGGCCCAACCATCCGCCTGCCGCCTGACCGGCCGTCTGTCCTGCTGATTGCCAAGCCACGCCCGCGCCTCTATCAACCGTCTGGCGATTGCAGCGAGATGGAGACGCCAGGTGCGCGTTCTGCAGGCCATGGCCGGCGCCCGCCATGGCGGGGCCGAAACAGCGTTCAGCGATACGGTCCTCGCCCTGGCCCGCCATGGGCTGTCGCAGCAGACGCTGATCCGGCCCTGGCCCGAACGTCAGGCGCAGATGGCGGCGGGCGGCATTGCAACCGGCACGGCACCCTTTGGCGGTCTCGTCGACATCACCACGCGGCGACGCTTTCGACGCGCCGTCAGCGACTTCAGGCCAACCATCGTACAGACCTGGATGCAGCGCGCCACCCGCTTCTGTCCGCCGGCGGAGCGTGCCGGCTTTGTTCATCTTGGCTGGCTTGGCGGCTATTACGGGCTACGAGCCTATCGCCATTGCCATCATCTGGCCGGCGTCACGGAGGCCATCCGCAACCACCTGACCGCCGCCGGCTGGCCGCCGGAGCGGGCCCATGTGCTGCGCACCTTCGCCGTCCGCGAAAGCGACCCGCCGGTGGATCGCGCGAGTCTGGATACGCCGGCCGACGCACCGCTGATCGTTGCACTCGCCCGGCTGCACCAGAAGAAAGGTCTCGACGTTCTGCTGCACGCCATGGTGGACCTGCCACAAGCCTTCCTTTGGCTTGCTGGCGAAGGGCCACTGCGCAGTGAGCTTGAGACCCTGTGCCAGCGGCTTGGCCTAAGGAATCGCGTGCGTTTTCTCGGCTGGCGCACGGACCGTGGCGCCCTGCTGAAAGCGGCCGATGTGTGCGCCTTCCCGTCCCGTTACGAACCCTTCGGCACGGTGACAGTGGAAGCCTGGGCCCACGACACCCCCATCGTCGCGGCAGCCAGCGACGGGCCGCGCGCCACCATCCGCCACGGCGAAGATGGCCTGCTGGTGGCCATAGACGACGCCGGCGCCCTGGTCGCCGCTCTGGCGCGGATCCTGGCGACGCCGGATCTAAGACAGTCCCTGATTGCCCGCGGCCGTGAACGCTATGAGGCGGAATACAGCGAGCCGGCCGCGGTCGCCGCCTATCTCGATCTGTATCACCGCATCGCGCCGCATGACTGACCATGCCGAAGACGGCACGCGGCGCCTCAGCCGGCGGGCGCGCCTGAACGCCCTGCCGCCGAACGTGCGCGGTGCACTGTGGATGATCGGTGCCGCCAGCATGTTCGCCCTGATGACCGTGGTTGGCAAAATCCTTGGCGCCACGTTTGATCCGCTGCAGATCACCTGGGCGGTACAGGTGGTCGCCCTGGTGATCGTCGTGCCTGTGGCCCTGGCGGCCGGCCGGCCGCTGCTGCCACGGGGTCGCCGGGTTATGCATGTGGTCCGTGCGTTGTGTGGCTATTCCGGTTTTATCTGTTTTCTTATCGCCATCCAGTTTCTGCCGCTGGCCGATGCCGTATCGCTCAGCTTCGCCACGCCATTGTTCATGGTGGTGTGGGCGGCGCTGTTCCTGGGGGAAAGCGTTCGCTGGCGGCGCGCGACGGCAACGGCAATCGGTTTTGTGGGTGTGGTGGTGATGATGCGGCCGGGACAGGCGGCGATTGAGCCTGCGGCACTGGTGGCCATCCTCGGCGCCATGTTCGGTGCTACGGCCATGACTCTTATCAAGCGGCTGACCGTGCATGACGACAATGTGACGCTGATGGCCTCCTTCGCCATTGTCGCTGGCATCGCCGGCGTCGGGCCGGCCCTGTGGGTGTGGCAGATGCCCGGCTGGAGCGACCTGCCCTGGCTTGCGGCCATCGGTCTTGGCGGGGTTGCCGGTCAGTACATGCTGATCCGCGCCTACCGGGCGGGCGAGGCCTCCGTGGTCGCTCCCTTCGACTATTCCCGCCTGATTCTGTCGACGATCCTCGGGTATCTGGTGTTCCGCGAGGTGCCGGACCTGTGGACAGGAGTCGGTGCCGCCATCATCATTGCCAGCACATTTTATATCGCCCGGCGCGAGGCCCGACGGGGCATTGCCCCGGCCGTAACGCCGGGCGGCGGAGTGAACCCATGAGCGCGCCAGCCATCCGTCTCAATCCACTGGCCAATCCGGTCTATCGCAATCTTCTGTCGGCCCAGATCATCTCCCTGATCGGCACCGGCCTGACATCGGTGGCGCTGGCCCTGCTGGCGTTTGATATTGCAGGCGGTGACGCCGGCGTGGTGCTCGGCACGGCCCTGGCCATAAAGATGATCGCCTATGTGCTGTTCGCACCGGTCATCGGCGGCATGGTCCACAAGCTGCCGCGCAAACCTTTGCTCATCGCTCTCGACCTGGCCCGTGCCGGGATCGTCGTGCTGCTGCCTTTCGTCGATGCGGTGTGGCAGATCTATGTGCTGATCTTTGTTCTCAGCATCTGCGCCGCCGGCTTCACCCCGACATTCCAATCGACCATCCCGGACGTGCTGCCGGATGAACGGCAATACACCCGTGCCCTGTCTCTGTCGCGCCTGGCCTATGATCTGGAAAACCTCCTGAGCCCCAGCCTGGCGGCCCTGGCGCTCCTGTTCATGAGCTTCTCCGGGCTGTTCCTGTTCAACGCCGGCGGCTTTGTGATCTCGGCCCTGCTGGTGCTGATCACCGCGGTGCCGGCGGCGGCGGCCACCACCCGGCGCAGCCAGGGCCTGTGGCACAACACGATCTTCGGGGTCAGCGCCTATTTGCGCACGCCGCGCCTGCGTGGCCTGCTGGCGCTCTATGTGGTGGTGGCGATGGCCAGCTCGCTGACCATCATTCACACCGTCACCTATGTGCGGAGCGGTCTCGGTCTCAGCCAGGTCGCCGTGGCCCAGGCCATGATGGCCGCCGGCGGCGGCTCCATGCTGGCGGCCTTGCTTCTGCCCCGCCTGTTGGATCGCCTTGCCGACCGGCCGGTCATGCTGACCGGTGGCGTGCTGCTGGTGGCGGCCCTGGCGACTGGGGCGATGGCGCCGGACTTCGCCGGCCTGTTGGGACTGTGGTTCCTGCTGGGCATTGGCCTGTCGGTGATCCAGACCCCGGCCGGCCGGCTGATCCGCCGCTCATGTCATCCGGGTGACAGCGCGGCCTTCTTCGCTGCGCAATTTGCCCTCAGCCACGGCGCCTGGCTGATGGCCTATCCGCTGGTCGGCTTCCTTGGCGCCCGTCTCGCCACGGCGCCGCTCTTTCTCATTCTGGCGGGGGTCAGCGCGGCAGCAGTGTTTGCGGCGGCGCTGCTCTGGCCGGCCCGCGACCCCGGCATGATCGAGCACAGCCACCCCATAGACCATTCAGTCGGTGATGCAGGCGACCATGCCGGGCTCGCACCGCTGACCGCCGGGGTGGTCGCCGGCCAGACCGTCCGGCACAGCCATCACTTCGTGATCGATGATCGCCACCGCCGCTGGCCGCGGCCGGCGCAATAGCCCGCCGCTATTCAGCGCTGGCCAGATGGCCGAAGGCCACAGGCGGAACCACCGTAAACTCCGTATCGCCCGGCCGCTTCCAGGTAAGCTGCAAGGCGGACGTGCCCTTTTTCTGGTAGTAGGCCAACCAGAAGTCGTGCCAGCCGCCCTCGGCCGCCGTCACCATCAACGCCGGCGACCAGGTATCGCTGTGAATCAGCGGATCCTCGAAAACGAGCTGACGGCCGATCTCCAGCCGCACCCCGTCATTGGACAGCAGCATGAACTCATAGGCGCCGGCCTGCTCCAGATGGATCACGCCCTCGATAATGGCGCCGACATAGATCGTCTGATCCGATGTGAGTACCAGGCCATCGCCGGCGCCATAGTCCAGTCCGGGCAGAACGTCGGACGACTCACCGCCCCAGCGGTCAAAGGCGCTGATGACCGTGTCGATGTGCTCGAAGCGGTCGAACCGGTAACGCACCGCAAGCCCCGGCTGCACCGTAGCCGGCTGCGGCGTCAGGGCGGCCACCTCCACGGCACTGCCGGCACGCCCCTGTCCGGCCAGACCGGCGGTCAGCAATACCGCCGTCAGCAGGGCCAGCCCGGCTGCTGTCCAGCGCCCTGTTAAACCGCTCCTGTGGTGTGCGTGTGCCATGTTCCCTCCGCTGCCGGGACTGAATCCGGCGTTTATCCATCTCCAGAATTGTTGCAGATGGGTGACACCCGCCAGATTAATTCATTTGCCGCATGTTCACCAAGCGGCCTTATGACCACATCACACCAGTCTGATGACGGGTCTGACCGCGCGGCTTCCACCGGCCACCCGAACCCGCGCCAGGCCCAGCCATCAGACGGGCTATCAGACGGGCCGACGGACCGGACCGTGCCCGGAAAACACTGCCCAACAGCCGGCGGAACACCATAGAACCGCATGGTTAAAGACAAACACACGGCC
Proteins encoded in this window:
- a CDS encoding MFS transporter yields the protein MSAPAIRLNPLANPVYRNLLSAQIISLIGTGLTSVALALLAFDIAGGDAGVVLGTALAIKMIAYVLFAPVIGGMVHKLPRKPLLIALDLARAGIVVLLPFVDAVWQIYVLIFVLSICAAGFTPTFQSTIPDVLPDERQYTRALSLSRLAYDLENLLSPSLAALALLFMSFSGLFLFNAGGFVISALLVLITAVPAAAATTRRSQGLWHNTIFGVSAYLRTPRLRGLLALYVVVAMASSLTIIHTVTYVRSGLGLSQVAVAQAMMAAGGGSMLAALLLPRLLDRLADRPVMLTGGVLLVAALATGAMAPDFAGLLGLWFLLGIGLSVIQTPAGRLIRRSCHPGDSAAFFAAQFALSHGAWLMAYPLVGFLGARLATAPLFLILAGVSAAAVFAAALLWPARDPGMIEHSHPIDHSVGDAGDHAGLAPLTAGVVAGQTVRHSHHFVIDDRHRRWPRPAQ
- a CDS encoding glycosyltransferase; the protein is MRVLQAMAGARHGGAETAFSDTVLALARHGLSQQTLIRPWPERQAQMAAGGIATGTAPFGGLVDITTRRRFRRAVSDFRPTIVQTWMQRATRFCPPAERAGFVHLGWLGGYYGLRAYRHCHHLAGVTEAIRNHLTAAGWPPERAHVLRTFAVRESDPPVDRASLDTPADAPLIVALARLHQKKGLDVLLHAMVDLPQAFLWLAGEGPLRSELETLCQRLGLRNRVRFLGWRTDRGALLKAADVCAFPSRYEPFGTVTVEAWAHDTPIVAAASDGPRATIRHGEDGLLVAIDDAGALVAALARILATPDLRQSLIARGRERYEAEYSEPAAVAAYLDLYHRIAPHD
- a CDS encoding DMT family transporter, with translation MTDHAEDGTRRLSRRARLNALPPNVRGALWMIGAASMFALMTVVGKILGATFDPLQITWAVQVVALVIVVPVALAAGRPLLPRGRRVMHVVRALCGYSGFICFLIAIQFLPLADAVSLSFATPLFMVVWAALFLGESVRWRRATATAIGFVGVVVMMRPGQAAIEPAALVAILGAMFGATAMTLIKRLTVHDDNVTLMASFAIVAGIAGVGPALWVWQMPGWSDLPWLAAIGLGGVAGQYMLIRAYRAGEASVVAPFDYSRLILSTILGYLVFREVPDLWTGVGAAIIIASTFYIARREARRGIAPAVTPGGGVNP
- a CDS encoding PA14 domain-containing protein translates to MAHAHHRSGLTGRWTAAGLALLTAVLLTAGLAGQGRAGSAVEVAALTPQPATVQPGLAVRYRFDRFEHIDTVISAFDRWGGESSDVLPGLDYGAGDGLVLTSDQTIYVGAIIEGVIHLEQAGAYEFMLLSNDGVRLEIGRQLVFEDPLIHSDTWSPALMVTAAEGGWHDFWLAYYQKKGTSALQLTWKRPGDTEFTVVPPVAFGHLASAE
- a CDS encoding bifunctional riboflavin kinase/FAD synthetase encodes the protein MRIVRSFTGLAAADRGAVVAMGNFDGVHLGHQSLIAAAGAIARQAGRPLAVMAFEPHPRRFFQPDGPPFRLTSPAGRARALAGLGVELLYELTFDSPFAARTAQEFVQTVLVDGVGVAHLVTGYNLRFGKARGGDVRLLARLAAVHGFGHSAVDAVTDSADQPYSSSRVRDCVRAGDMAGAAALLGRPWEVEGEVIAGQRLGRTLGYPTANINLGEYCPPRHGIYGVRLAPGEAGDGLSDHGVGWLDGVASFGTRPTVKGDHELLEVHLLGRTLDLYGRTVRVRWYDFIRPEEAFADLETLREAIGRDCQSAARLLAAWPVEP